The Epinephelus lanceolatus isolate andai-2023 chromosome 14, ASM4190304v1, whole genome shotgun sequence genome has a window encoding:
- the LOC144466754 gene encoding olfactory receptor 10A3-like translates to MENSTVSFYFNLTMFMNIGHYRYPAFVFCLLLYSFIVSANLAMIIIILREKTLHEPMYIFTAFLSVNALYGSTGFFPRFLMDLLSDTHLISRPACFTQIFIIYTYASYEVTILCIMAYDRYVAVCHPLHYHRKMNSTTVYTLTFFAWVCPACNLTVCIIMVVRLPLCGNNIQKVYCASWNIVKLSCVSNAVNSIVALLGAIAVASLPFSCILYTYLRIVIACWKSSEVRGKVLQSCLPHVISFVIYSITSLSDTALSRQNLEEINPFAAIILSLEFVIIPPVLNPLVYGLKLPEIRKQIFKTLCLKPHTKRTFVEHC, encoded by the coding sequence ATGGAAAACAGCACTGTCTCTTTTTACTTTAACCTAACCATGTTCATGAACATTGGGCATTACCGTTATCCAGCCTTCGTCTTTTGCCTCCTGCTCTACAGCTTTATTGTGTCTGCTAATCTTGCCatgataattataatattacGGGAGAAAACACTACATGAGCCCATGTACAttttcactgcatttttatCTGTCAATGCTCTGTATGGTTCCACTGGTTTCTTCCCCAGATTCCTCATGGACCTTCTGTCTGATACTCATTTGATCTCTCGTCCTGCTTGTTTTACTCAGATCTTTATTATTTACACATATGCTTCTTATGAAGTGACCATTCTGTGCATTATGGCATATGATAGATATGTTGCTGTTTGTCATCCTTTACATTATCACAGAAAGATGAACTCTACAACTGTCtacactttgacattttttgcttGGGTCTGTCCAGCCTGTAACCTTACAGTGTGCATTATTATGGTTGTCAGGCTTCCTCTATGTGGTAACAATATACAGAAGGTATACTGTGCCAGCTGGAATATTGTAAAATTATCATGTGTTTCCAATGCTGTTAACAGTATTGTCGCTTTGTTGGGGGCCATAGCCGTAGCCTCCCTTCCCTTTAGTTGTATCTTGTACACGTATCTGAGAATTGTGATTGCTTGTTGGAAGtcatcagaggtcagaggaaaaGTATTACAGAGCTGTCTTCCACACGTTATTTCATTTGTGATATATTCCATCACATCACTTAGTGATACTGCCCTGAGCCGACAAAATCTTGAAGAGATAAATCCATTTGCGGCTATAATTTTGTCACTAGAATTTGTTATTATTCCTCCAGTTCTGAATCCTCTTGTGTATGGCCTTAAATTACCAGAAAttagaaaacaaatatttaagacATTATGTTTAAAACCCCACACTAAAAGAACCTTTGTAGAACATTGCTAG